In Dasypus novemcinctus isolate mDasNov1 chromosome 10, mDasNov1.1.hap2, whole genome shotgun sequence, one DNA window encodes the following:
- the LOC101420186 gene encoding olfactory receptor 5P76 has product MDSLEDGNHTIVTGFILLGLTDDPKLQAILFVVILCIYLVTIFGNLSTIILIRVSSQLHHPMYLFLGHLAFADIGSSSSVTPNMLINFLVDENTISYLGCAIQLGSAVFFGTTECFLLAAMVYDRFVAICNPLLYSTKMSTQDCIQLLSVAYVGGFFNASSFTLSYFTLFFCGPNRVNHFFCDFAPLVKLSCSDISIPAVVPSFSSGSIIVVTVFIIAVSYIYILITILKMRSSEGRHKAFSTCTSHLTAVTLFYGTITFIYVMPKSSYSTDQNKVVSVFYMVVIPMLNPLIYSLRNKEIKGALKRELHRKIFF; this is encoded by the coding sequence ATGGATTCCCTAGAGGATGGGAACCACACTATAGTGACAGGATTCATTCTACTGGGCTTAACAGATGATCCAAAACTTCAGGCCATCCTCTTCGTGGTCATCCTATGCATCTACCTGGTGACCATATTTGGCAATCTCAGCACAATCATTCTTATCAGAGTCTCTTCTCAGCTCCATCATCCTATGTATTTATTCCTGGGTCACTTGGCTTTTGCTGACATAGGCTCCTCATCTTCTGTCACTCCCAATATGCTTATAAACTTCCTAGTGGATGAAAATACCATCTCCTATTTGGGTTGTGCCATCCAGCTTGGTTCAGCCGTTTTCTTTGGGACAACTGAGTGCTTCCTTCTGGCTGCTATGGTATATGACCGCTTTGTGGCAATCTGCAACCCACTGCTTTATTCAACCAAAATGTCCACACAGGACTGCATCCAGTTACTCTCTGTGGCTTATGTAGGTGGTTTTTTCAATGCTTCATCATTTACTCTTTCCtactttactttatttttctgtggaCCAAATCGGGTTAATCACTTTTTCTGTGATTTTGCTCCTTTAGTTAAGCTATCCTGCTCTGACATTAGCATTCCTGCAGTTGTTCCCTCGTTTTCTTCTGGGTCCATCATAGTGGTCACAGTGTTTATCATAGCCGTATCCTACATCTACATCCTCATCACCATCCTGAAGATGCGCTCCTCCGAGGGACGCCACAAGGCCTTCTCCACCTGCACCTCCCACCTCACTGCGGTCACTCTGTTCTATGGGACCATTACATTCATTTATGTGATGCCCAAGTCCAGCTACTCAACTGACCAGAACAAGGTGGTGTCTGTGTTCTACATGGTGGTGATCCCTATGCTGAACCCTCTCATCTACAGTCTCAGGAATAAGGAGATTAAGGGGGCTCTGAAGAGAGAGcttcatagaaaaatatttttttga